In Portunus trituberculatus isolate SZX2019 unplaced genomic scaffold, ASM1759143v1 PGA_scaffold_210__1_contigs__length_108149, whole genome shotgun sequence, one genomic interval encodes:
- the LOC123500391 gene encoding uncharacterized protein LOC123500391: MSKEDGKEQQNAVALKLPTFWTTQPQVWFEQAEAQFHIRQITADTTKYYYVVGALDQETAGHVIDFLRHPPSDDKYEEIKKLLSNTFGLSRRARAARLLHMDGLGDRKPSMLMNEMLTLMDGHKPCFLFEQLFLEQMPEDIRLLSYCSMCIARQA; this comes from the coding sequence ATGAGTAAAGAAGACGGCAAGGAGCAACAGAATGCAGTTGCACTCAAGCTACCCACCTTCTGGACTACCCAACCCCAGGTGTGGTTCGAACAGGCAGAAGCTCAATTCCACATACGTCAAATCACGGCCGACACCACCAAATACTACTACGTGGTCGGCGCACTAGATCAAGAAACCGCTGGACACGTCATCGACTTCCTTCGCCATCCTCCATCCGATGACAAgtatgaagagatcaagaagCTCCTCAGCAATACCTTCGGCCTAAGCAGACGTGCCAGAGCAGCCAGACTTCTTCACATGGACGGCCTTGGCGACCGCAAGCCATCCATGCTCATGAATGAAATGCTTACTCTGATGGACGGACATAAGCCTTGCTTTCTCTTCGAGCAACTCTTCCTGGAGCAGATGCCCGAGGACATACGCCTTTTGTCGTATTGTTCGATGTGTATTGCTCGTCAGGCTTAG